TTACGGCTTGAAGGCTGTTAAAGAGCTGCCAGCTGCAATGGTTAAAGAGAACACAGTTGATGTTGATGCTGTTTCTGGAGCGTCTAGCACTAGTCGCGGCTTAAAGGATGCGGTGAAAGACGCGCTGAATAAAGCTGATAAATAAATTTAGATTTTAAAATTAAAACTGCGCTAATAGTGAAAATATTGGAGCAGTTTTAGTTTGTTTTAAAATGGATTAGAACTGTTATAATATTTAAATAAAAGTGCAATAAATCTAAAAGTTAAAGGAGAAGTTACTGATGAGAGGCTTTGGTATGATAGATAAGGGTAAGGTAGACTGGATAGAACTAGCTGAACCCAAATTAGTTAGGGAAACTGATGCAATTATCAAAATTACTGGCGTTGCATTCTGTACTTCAGATATTCATTTAGTTGAAAGTGGAATTATGCCAAGCATGAAAGGCCATGTTATTGGGCATGAAGCTATTGGTATCGTTGATAAAGTTGGCAGCCAGGTTCATGACTTTAAATCGGGAGATCGTGTGGTTGTTCATGACTTCAGTCCTAACTATGGAGACTTGACTAGTCAAGCCGGCATGGCGAATTACTCTCCTAACTCATCACGGACAACTAATCCAAATTTGGATGGTTTATTTACTGAAAAAGTTTTATTTGAACGTGCAGATTCTGGGTTGGCCCATATTCCAGATAATGTTACTGATACGCAAGCCCTAATGGTGGCTGATATGGTACCGACTGCCCTAACAGGTATTGACTTTTTAGATATTAAATTTGGTGAAACTGTGCTAGTTATTGGTATAGGACCTGTTGGATTAATTGGTGTTGAAGGAGCTGCAATTGATGGTGCTGGTAAAATTATTGCAGTTGGTTCACGTCCTGCCACTAAACAGGTTGCACGTGAATATGGTGCTAATGTTATCATTGATTATCACGATGGTCCGATTGTTGACCAAGTTTTGGCTGCCAATAATAATCAAAAAGTTGATAAGGTGCTAGTTGCTGGTGGTAATAACAGTGTCATTATGGATGCTTTTAACTTAACTAGAAATGGTGGCAAGATTGCTAATTTAACATTATTCACAGTGCCAGAAATTAGTATTCCGACATCTCCTAGTGTAGGAGATGTTGCTTATCGCACGCTTAGCCTTAATGCAGGAAGACTGTACTTGGAGCAATTACTTAGTTTAATTAGTTATGGGCGTATTCACCCAGAAAATATTGTCACTAGGGCATACCATGGCTTTGATAAAATACCTGATTCATTTACTTATATGGCCAATAAGGGCAGTGATGTTATTAAGTCAATTGTATTATATTAAAAACAATTATAATAGAGCAGTTTTTAGCTGCTTTATTTTTCTCTATAATTAGTTATTATATAAATATTTAATGGTGGATAAAATGGTGCAAGATCGTAGAATTAATAAAACTAAGAAAGTAATTGAGGATGCCTTCTTAGAGTTACTGGAATATAGACCGCTAGCTAAAATTAAGGTAACTGATATTGCCAATAAAGCTAATATTGCTCGTAAAACTTTTTATGCTCATTATCATGACTTAGAAGACCTAACACTGCAGTTATACCAGAAATCAATTAAGGGATATCAGAAAATACTTTATTCAGTCACTAGTTTGCAAGAAAAGCCAACACTCAAGCAGGTGGTTGGATTGGTTAATTTTGTTGACCATAATAAACACTTGATTAAGGCCTTGAATACTGTTAGCGAGCAACGAATGAATAAACAGGTGTATGCAGATAATGGTCATGTTGTGCAAAGCCGGTTAACTGAGTGTTTACCAGAATTTGATTGGGATACTACAAAAGTAGCAACGGTATTATGTAACTTTTTAACTACTGGAACTAATGAAATTATTAAAGCATGGGTTGAAGATCCGAGTTTTATGAATAAAAAACAACTAATTTATCTTTTATATCAATTTACAGTGAGACCTTTTGATCACTTTTCTGATCCTCAAAAAACGAATCAAGCAATTTCTGAGGAATTGGCCAAACCAGAATATTCGAGTTGGCAGTATTTTATCTAATTGCAATTATTTAGTAACAAGTGAATTTAATTGTAACAAAAGTAACATTTTGATGATTGTAGAATAGGAAGCCTTTAAAATTGGTATAGAAATAGTAACAGATTTAAAATTAATTAATTATAGTTTAAATATATTGTGAAATTTTATACATTATAAAGAAAGCGGTTTATATAATGTGTAAGCGTGATACCATAAAGAAAAGCAAGATAGTTAGATTAAGCTTAATCTAGCCGCTTGTAGAAACAGTAACAATTTTAGGAGGTTATTTTATGGCAAGACATTACCCAAAGCAGTGGGATGCAATTTATGATGTAGTTGTTTTAGGTTATGGTGGCGCGGGTGCAACCGCAGCAAGATTTGCAGCTGATAATGGTGCAAAAGTTTTACTAGTTGATTCTGCTCCAGAAGGTAGTGAAGGTGGTAATACCCGTGTAGCTGAACAATTTTTGGCTTCAGGTGACGATTTTGATGGCTTGAAGCAGTATGAAACGGCAATGAATGCACCGTTTCACGTTGATGATGATGTCGTTGATACTTTGGTACATGGAATGGTCAACATGTACGATTATGTGGAGAAGTATTTGGGAGTACCACCATTTAGTTATAAAAAGCAATTTAATGGTAAATCTGTGGCTGTCAAATTCTTACAAGAGTATCCTGAATTACCTGGTGCTTCTGCTTATGATATGATTACAGTTCAGCCTAAGTATGGTCAAGCTGCTTTGTGGAAATTGCTTAAAAAAGAAGTTGATAAGAGATCTGACAAGATTGATGTTTGGTATAGTTCTCCAGCACGTCATTTGATTCAAGATCCTGAGACTAAGACAGTTATTGGTGCTCAAATTGAGCGAGATCATGTTTTGCGTAGTATTAAAGCTCGCAATGGTGTGGTCTTAACTACTGGTGGTTTTGAAAATAGTGAACAAAAAGTTAAGGACTATCTGCAAGAGCCATATATGGCCCCAGTAGGTACTTTATATAATCAAGGTGCTGGTATCGATATGGCCTTAGAGGTAGGTGCCGATTTGTGGCATATGCGTAGCTATGAATCACTAGGTTTCATGCATGGCTTATCTGTTCGAACCGAAAAGGGTAAACGAGGTATTGGTACTGAAGGTGTAACTTGGCAACCAGTTAGCAACGGTAGTATAATCGCGGTTGGTGATGATGGTACTCGCTACTTTAAAGAAGATGATGTCAATCGTCATGGTCATACTGATAATCATGGAATGCATCGAGTACCACTAGGACAAGTTCATCCGTACATGATTTTTGATCGAAGCAAAGCTGATGAATTAGCTAAAGAATATGGAGAGAATCAACAAGAACCACCAATAATCGACTTTATGAAGTATGCAATTAAGGCTGATTCGATTTCGGAACTAGCAAAGAAGATTGATAAAGATCCAGATAAATTGACAGAAACAATTTCTGACTTTAACTTCTTTTGTGATGAAGGTAAAGATTATGCATATCATCGTGATCCTGTAACTTTGCGCAAGTTTGACGATGGACCTTACTATGCTGTTGCTCTGCGACAGGTAATGCTGAACACTCAAGGTGGACCACGGCGTAATAGTCATGCTGAAATTCTTGATCCAGATGGCGATCCAATTCCACACTTTTATGGTGCCGGTGAATTAGGTGCACCATTTGTTAACCAATATTCTGGTGGTGGTAACTTAGCAGAATGTTTAATTTTTGGTAAAATAGCTGGTGAAAATGCCGCTAGTACAAAAGCAGTTGTCAAAGATGATAATGCTAAAGACTTGTTAAGCAGTGAAACTACTAGTGATTTTGTTGTAACTAGTGATGATAAAAAGAAAGCTACTTTTACTACAGGACCTAATCAATATATTGGCCGTAGTAAAGCTGGTATGGGAGATGAATTAGTGGTTCGAGTAACCGTTGGTCCTAATAAGTCGATTGAAAATGTAGAAGTTTTACAGGAATCTGAAACTGAACATGGTTCTGAAGCTTTAAGAGAAATGCCTAAACGAATGGTGGAAGCTAATACTTATGAAGTCGATGCTGTATCCAGTGCATCTTCAACCAGCAATGCTTTACGTGATGCAGTTAAAGATGCTGTGTCACAGGTAAAATAATCTGAAGGTATTAAAAAATGACTGAACAAAATTATGTATACAATCAGCCGGCAAAGTGGGATTATGTAGCCGATGTGCTGATTGTTGGTACAGGAACTTCTATGCACGGAGCTATTAAGCTTGCTGACTCTGGACTAAAAGTAATAGCTATTGATGCAAATGAATTTCCTGGTGGTGCAACTGTTTTTTCTGGTGGCGGAGCGTATTTGCCATTAAACAAGTTTTCAGTTAAACATGGTGATACTAAAGCTAAGTGTATGACTTACTTAACTAAACAGAAGCGTGAAGTGCCAATTGGAGAAGACGTTATTGAGTCCTATATAGGTAACTCTAATCCGATGATGGAATACATGGCAACCATTTTTAAGGATTATGGGCTTTATCCAACACCTGGTGGCACTGAATTGTTCGGAGATTACCATGCGGAATGGGATGGTGGTCGTGCGGATGCTTGACGAACAATTTCGTGGAAAAATGCCAAAGGACTGCCAGATATCCCTAAATGGGAAGATGCATATATTGACGCCTTTAAAAAACGTGGTGGTAAGATTCTATGTTCAACTAAGGTAACTAAATACGTTTATCGTTATGATGAAACTGGACTACCAGAAGTATTAGGATTGATTGCTGAATGTGATGGTAAAGAAATAGCATTACGAGCTAAAAATGCAGTCTTAATAGCAGCTGGCGGATTTGAATGGAATGATGATCTGCGTAATTCTTTCTTAGCTAGTGAAACTCCTTATGCTTGTTCATTGTCTACTAATGATGGGACAGCGTTGCAAATCACAATGGCTTTAGGTGCAGACCTAATTAACATGTCTGAATGTTGGGGACAATTAACTTTTAAGGAAAAAGCAGAAGAACAGAAAAGGGATCGTGTTCCAGCAAATATAGTGTTTGAGCGTTACTTCCCAAGACAAATCATTGTTAACCAAAAAGGTCGTCGTTTCATGAATGAGTCTTGTAGTTACGATGCTTCATATCTAACTTTTGCTCCATTTGAAACTTATGGTCAAAATGAGAAAACTAACTTACCTGCTTGGCAGATTTTTGATCGTAAATTTGTTGATGACATTGGCTTTAATACTTCGTTTTTTGTTGGAAAGATGGATAAACGTGGTGTACCACCTTATTTTGTCGAAGCAGATACACTTGAAGACTTAGCTGATAAGATTGGTGTCGATAAAGAAGGGCTAATGAACGAGGTAGTGAAGTGGAATAAGTATTGTGCAGACGGTGCAGATCTTGACTTTCATCGTGGTGAAGACTACATGAATCAGATGTTTAATCGGATGCACGATATGAGTTTGCCATTTGAAAAGAACTTAGGTCCGATTGACCACGGCCCATATTATGCTGTTGAAGTTGCAACAAACACCTTAGGCACTTGTGGTGGCCCTAAGATTAATAACTGTGCACAAATTATGCATGTTTCGGGTAGACCAATAAAAAATTTATATGTATGTGGCAACTTTACTGGATTTGGTGGACCAGGACGTGGTTATGCTGGTGCAGGTGGTACAATTGGATCAGGTCAAGTTTTTGGCTATGTTGCTGCTAATCATATACTTGCTACCAAGGATAATCAGGAGTCTGATGAAATTATTTCGTCAGCGTCAGTTAGTGAACCAGCTGTTAATGAGAGAGAAGATTACCATCTCGAAAAAGATGAATATCTCGGTTCAAGTGACCATGGAATTGGCGGCAAGTTAACCTTGGGTGCACTATGTTGATAAAAAGATTCAGACTGTACGAGTTGTCAAAAGTCATGAAACACCAGGAATTGGTGGTAAGGCTTTTTCGCAATTATGTACAGAAGTTTTGGCTGCTAATAGTAGTGATATTGATGTTGTTTCGGGAGCTACAGTTACATCTACTGCATATAAGGAAGCGGTTGAAGATGCCTTGAGTCAGATAAAATAATAACTTAGATTAGAAAGGTCTCAATTATCTTAATTGATAGTTGAGGCCTTTTTTGTTGTTCATCTGTAAATAAAGTTTAAAGGATGAAAAAGCGATTTAGCTTATAGAGCCTTGGTAACTTACAGCATATTTTAAAATATGTATTTTCCAACTTAATTGGAAATATTACCTAATTACAAAGTCTTTAACGGGTATTATGATTAATAATGTAATCGATTTCAAAAAATAGGAGTGAATAATTAATGAATTTTTCCGCGGATGATATTTTTTTAGAAGTAAATGTAGCAAGTGTTACTGCTTTTTTAACTTATGCTGCTGAAGCTGCAGTTAATGCGGGATTTACCATGGATCCTAAGGAACTGAATAATAGTTTTTTAGAAAGAGAGCAGGAATTTTCGACTGGACTAGAAGATGGTTTTGCAATACCACATGCTAAATCTGTGGTAATTAAAAAAACTGGTTTCTTATATTTCAGATTAAAAAATCCACTTGATTGGCAAACATATGATCATAAGCCAGTAACAGATGTTTTTGCCTTAATGGTT
This DNA window, taken from Lactobacillus sp. ESL0684, encodes the following:
- a CDS encoding fructose PTS transporter subunit IIA is translated as MNFSADDIFLEVNVASVTAFLTYAAEAAVNAGFTMDPKELNNSFLEREQEFSTGLEDGFAIPHAKSVVIKKTGFLYFRLKNPLDWQTYDHKPVTDVFALMVPPENAGNTHLKMLANLSTALLEEDFKVKLRTLTSKTKIADFINQKIGE
- a CDS encoding FAD-binding protein, whose amino-acid sequence is MARHYPKQWDAIYDVVVLGYGGAGATAARFAADNGAKVLLVDSAPEGSEGGNTRVAEQFLASGDDFDGLKQYETAMNAPFHVDDDVVDTLVHGMVNMYDYVEKYLGVPPFSYKKQFNGKSVAVKFLQEYPELPGASAYDMITVQPKYGQAALWKLLKKEVDKRSDKIDVWYSSPARHLIQDPETKTVIGAQIERDHVLRSIKARNGVVLTTGGFENSEQKVKDYLQEPYMAPVGTLYNQGAGIDMALEVGADLWHMRSYESLGFMHGLSVRTEKGKRGIGTEGVTWQPVSNGSIIAVGDDGTRYFKEDDVNRHGHTDNHGMHRVPLGQVHPYMIFDRSKADELAKEYGENQQEPPIIDFMKYAIKADSISELAKKIDKDPDKLTETISDFNFFCDEGKDYAYHRDPVTLRKFDDGPYYAVALRQVMLNTQGGPRRNSHAEILDPDGDPIPHFYGAGELGAPFVNQYSGGGNLAECLIFGKIAGENAASTKAVVKDDNAKDLLSSETTSDFVVTSDDKKKATFTTGPNQYIGRSKAGMGDELVVRVTVGPNKSIENVEVLQESETEHGSEALREMPKRMVEANTYEVDAVSSASSTSNALRDAVKDAVSQVK
- a CDS encoding TetR/AcrR family transcriptional regulator gives rise to the protein MVQDRRINKTKKVIEDAFLELLEYRPLAKIKVTDIANKANIARKTFYAHYHDLEDLTLQLYQKSIKGYQKILYSVTSLQEKPTLKQVVGLVNFVDHNKHLIKALNTVSEQRMNKQVYADNGHVVQSRLTECLPEFDWDTTKVATVLCNFLTTGTNEIIKAWVEDPSFMNKKQLIYLLYQFTVRPFDHFSDPQKTNQAISEELAKPEYSSWQYFI
- a CDS encoding alcohol dehydrogenase catalytic domain-containing protein — encoded protein: MRGFGMIDKGKVDWIELAEPKLVRETDAIIKITGVAFCTSDIHLVESGIMPSMKGHVIGHEAIGIVDKVGSQVHDFKSGDRVVVHDFSPNYGDLTSQAGMANYSPNSSRTTNPNLDGLFTEKVLFERADSGLAHIPDNVTDTQALMVADMVPTALTGIDFLDIKFGETVLVIGIGPVGLIGVEGAAIDGAGKIIAVGSRPATKQVAREYGANVIIDYHDGPIVDQVLAANNNQKVDKVLVAGGNNSVIMDAFNLTRNGGKIANLTLFTVPEISIPTSPSVGDVAYRTLSLNAGRLYLEQLLSLISYGRIHPENIVTRAYHGFDKIPDSFTYMANKGSDVIKSIVLY
- a CDS encoding FAD-binding protein, which gives rise to MTEQNYVYNQPAKWDYVADVLIVGTGTSMHGAIKLADSGLKVIAIDANEFPGGATVFSGGGAYLPLNKFSVKHGDTKAKCMTYLTKQKREVPIGEDVIESYIGNSNPMMEYMATIFKDYGLYPTPGGTELFGDYHAEWDGGRADA
- a CDS encoding FAD-binding protein, giving the protein MLCSTKVTKYVYRYDETGLPEVLGLIAECDGKEIALRAKNAVLIAAGGFEWNDDLRNSFLASETPYACSLSTNDGTALQITMALGADLINMSECWGQLTFKEKAEEQKRDRVPANIVFERYFPRQIIVNQKGRRFMNESCSYDASYLTFAPFETYGQNEKTNLPAWQIFDRKFVDDIGFNTSFFVGKMDKRGVPPYFVEADTLEDLADKIGVDKEGLMNEVVKWNKYCADGADLDFHRGEDYMNQMFNRMHDMSLPFEKNLGPIDHGPYYAVEVATNTLGTCGGPKINNCAQIMHVSGRPIKNLYVCGNFTGFGGPGRGYAGAGGTIGSGQVFGYVAANHILATKDNQESDEIISSASVSEPAVNEREDYHLEKDEYLGSSDHGIGGKLTLGALC
- a CDS encoding FMN-binding protein, whose protein sequence is MHYVDKKIQTVRVVKSHETPGIGGKAFSQLCTEVLAANSSDIDVVSGATVTSTAYKEAVEDALSQIK